The following proteins are co-located in the Arctopsyche grandis isolate Sample6627 chromosome 3, ASM5162203v2, whole genome shotgun sequence genome:
- the Dop1R1 gene encoding dopamine 1-like receptor 1 produces the protein MLEFEDEEEPDAVTLLSVLLVGIFLSVLIFMSVAGNVLVCVAIYTDRGLRRIGNLFLASLAIADMLVAAMVMTFAGVNDLLGYWVFGAEFCDTWVACDVMCSTASILNLCAISLDRYIHIKDPLRYGRWVTRRVAVGTIATIWLLAALISFVPISLGLHRPAHAPTTPRPRYPTCALDLSPSYAVVSSCISFYVPCIVMIGIYCRLYCYAQKHVKSIRAVTRTVQLPDNRTKSVRARVQTHVQSSPYHVSDHKAAITVGIIMGVFLVCWVPFFCVNIVAAFCKTCIPGLAFKILSWLGYSNSAFNPIIYSIFNTEFREAFKRILTSHYPPCCGYHTVRGGNSSRNENFVTDYGTKTLMVRRSGSLRECSFVGATPRSSVESVRNLKDSQM, from the exons GTATCTTTTTATCTGTGCTAATCTTCATGTCGGTGGCGGGCAACGTGTTGGTGTGTGTGGCCATCTACACAGACCGAGGTCTCAGGAGGATCGGCAATCTATTCTTGGCTTCGTTGGCCATCGCTGACATGCTGGTGGCAGCTATGGTTATGACATTTGCAGGAGTCAATGATCTGCTAGGATATTGGGTATTCGGAGCTGAGTTTTGCGACACTTGGGTCGCTTGCGACGTCATGTGTTCCACGGCATCCATACTCAACCTTTGTGCAATATCTTTAGATAGATACATACACATCAAAGATCCTCTAAG GTACGGCCGATGGGTGACAAGACGAGTGGCTGTTGGTACCATCGCTACCATTTGGCTGCTGGCAGCCCTCATTAGCTTTGTGCCCATTTCTTTGGGTCTTCACAGACCAGCTCATGCTCCTACCACTCCAAGGCCCCGGTACCCAACGTGTGCTCTTGACCTTTCGCCATCATATGCAGTTGTCTCCAGTTGCATCTCATTTTATGTGCCGTGCATTGTCATGATTGGCATATATTGCAG gTTGTACTGTTATGCACAAAAGCACGTTAAATCAATTCGCGCTGTCACTCGTACAGTGCAATTGCCAGATAATCGCACGAAGAGTGTACGAGCTCGAGTGCAAACACACGTGCAATCCTCGCCGTACCATGTGTCTGATCACAAAGCAGCCATCACCGTAGGTATCATCATGGGAGTGTTCCTGGTCTGCTGGGTTCCATTCTTCTGCGTCAATATCGTTGCGGCTTTCTGCAAAACTTGCATACCAG GTCTCGCATTCAAGATACTCTCCTGGCTGGGCTACTCAAATTCGGCCTTCAACCCCATAATATATTCCATTTTCaacaccgaattcagagaagcTTTCAAGCGCATCCTTACCTCTCACTATCCGCCCTGTTGCGGATATCACACCGTCCGCGGAGGAAATTCATCCAGGAATGAAAATTTTGTCACGGACTACGGCACTAAAACCCTAATGGTGAGGAGGAGTGGATCATTGAGAGAGTGTTCCTTCGTTGGAGCCACGCCCAGGTCTTCGGTGGAGTCGGTTAGGAACTTAAAAGACAGCCAAATGTGA